The following is a genomic window from Adhaeribacter radiodurans.
CCTAAACTTAGCACGAAAAGCCCCAGAACCCAAAAAGGAAGAAGTTTAGCCAGAATGAAATGATATTTTTTTACCGGCGTTACGTTAATTTGCTCAATGGTACCTATTTCTTTTTCTTTTACAATGTTTAAGGAGGCCAGAAAAGAACCAACCATTGTTACCAGCACTACTAAAATGCCAGGCACCATAAAATCTTTGTAATTTTGTAGGGGATTATACCAGTTAGATGCCGTTACCTCTATAACCTTTTGAGGGGAAAAACGGGCTGGCTGAATCCACTCGGTGCGGACTTGGTTATTGTAGTCGCGGATAACACTTTGCAGGTAAGCATTGCCTAAACCTGCTTTCATACCATTTATAGCGTTTACTGCAATTAAAGTAGTTGTTTCGTTTTCTTTAACCATGTCTCTTTCAAAGCCATTAGGGATTTCTAAAATAATATCTGCCTGATCCTGGTCAAGGGTAGTAACTGCCTGCTGATACGATGGGGAATAGGCATAAAGTAAAAAGTAACCGGAAGAATTAATTTTGTTAATTAACTGCTGCGAACCAAGGGAATGATCGTGGTCTACTATGGTTAAGCGGATGTTTTTCATTTCGTAATCTGCGGCCCAGGGCAAAACCAGTAATTGCATTAGGGGCATCACGAATATAATGCGCAGAATAGCTTTGTTCCGGAATATTTGCCGAAATTCCTTTTGCAGCAAAAACTTTAGGGTTCTCATGATAACCGGATTTTAAAATTTTTGATACTTAAGCCCATAAAGACTATAGTCATGCCTGTTAATACCAAGGTTTCTTGCCAGATTACCTGCCATCCTGCCCCTTTAATCATAACGGCTTTAACAATATCGTAAAACCATTTAGCGGGTACCAAATTAGAAATAACCTGCAGCGGCAAAGGCATATTTTCTATCGGAAACATAAATCCGCTCAGCATAACGGTGGGCAAAAACAAACCCGTTAAAGAAATAAACATAGCTGTTTGCTGCGAGTCTGTGGCAGTGGAAATAAGTAAGCCCAGGGATAAACTGGTAATGGTAAATAAAATACTGGCCGCCGAAAGAAGAAGCAAACTGCCATTAATGGGCACTTGCAGTACAAACACGCTCAAAAGCAAAATGCTGGCAATGTTGAGCATGGATAAAAGCAAATAAGGTACTGCTTTGGCTATTATAATTTTAAGCGGCTTCACCGGAGAAACTAAAAGTATTTCCATTGTGCCCAGTTCTTTTTCCCGCACTATGGTTATGGCAGTCATCATGGTGCAAACCAGCATGAGTACCATGGCCATTACCCCAGGCACAAAACTATAAGCACCTTGCAATTGTGGGTTGTACAACATGCGGGTTTCGGTGTGAATAGTATATGGTAAGCTGCTGTTAGCCGTTATGCGTTCCTGAAAATCTAGGATTATGGCCGAAGCATAGTTGATTAATGTGTTGGCTACGTTAGGGTCAGATGCGTCGGCAATCAACTGTGCCTGGGCTTTGTTAAAATGCTGTAAGTCGGCATCAAAATTTTGCGGCAGAACCAAGGCAAGTTTTATGGTACCTGTTCTAAATTCCTGTTCAATTTCGGAGTAAGAATTCAAATATCGGGTTATTTCAAAATACTGGCTGGCGTCTATCTGGGATATTAAAGCTTGGGTACTAGCATCCTGAGCCTGATCCAATACGCCCATGCGGGAATTTTTTACTTCGTTGGTTAAGGCAAAACCAAAAATGATAA
Proteins encoded in this region:
- a CDS encoding ABC transporter permease; its protein translation is MKNHSKNGKQKAKRSQQFYSLVKKEFFHIFRDPKTLIILLGMPVVQIIIFGFALTNEVKNSRMGVLDQAQDASTQALISQIDASQYFEITRYLNSYSEIEQEFRTGTIKLALVLPQNFDADLQHFNKAQAQLIADASDPNVANTLINYASAIILDFQERITANSSLPYTIHTETRMLYNPQLQGAYSFVPGVMAMVLMLVCTMMTAITIVREKELGTMEILLVSPVKPLKIIIAKAVPYLLLSMLNIASILLLSVFVLQVPINGSLLLLSAASILFTITSLSLGLLISTATDSQQTAMFISLTGLFLPTVMLSGFMFPIENMPLPLQVISNLVPAKWFYDIVKAVMIKGAGWQVIWQETLVLTGMTIVFMGLSIKNFKIRLS
- a CDS encoding ABC transporter permease, with the translated sequence MRTLKFLLQKEFRQIFRNKAILRIIFVMPLMQLLVLPWAADYEMKNIRLTIVDHDHSLGSQQLINKINSSGYFLLYAYSPSYQQAVTTLDQDQADIILEIPNGFERDMVKENETTTLIAVNAINGMKAGLGNAYLQSVIRDYNNQVRTEWIQPARFSPQKVIEVTASNWYNPLQNYKDFMVPGILVVLVTMVGSFLASLNIVKEKEIGTIEQINVTPVKKYHFILAKLLPFWVLGLFVLSLGLLIAWLFYGIVPVGNLVVLYVYAAVYLLAVLGLGLLLSTYSENQQQAMLLSFFLIMVFILMSGLYTSIESMPLWAQYLTKINPVSYFIQVIRIVILKGSSLADISQQLVITAGFALLLNAWAILNYKKRS